One genomic region from Erythrobacter mangrovi encodes:
- a CDS encoding M28 family peptidase, producing the protein MKPAKLICALLAGAALLANHQGEPTDPETKAWWDLATELSSDAYEGRASGSPGHERAAVLVASKLAAAGFRPLGENGSWYQRVPLEEVAVSFATLDGEVGRLHHLDDFVVRPQPGLPRSASYALSYRGYCGAGDLGDVAGRVVICHNTRRSGLPSDPEREAAVRAAGAAAIIQIADPGFTIEPPRWPFAYNKVVSTPREIPTADSFVSILLNADALGRLVPRHDAATLVTKGAAGEPLPSFDGGTVRLTTVLRTSQYSSPNVIGYLPGTDPALADQAILLGAHLDGYGFGHAVDGDALYNGTLDDAAYVALLLKFAEARRGKGLKRPIIIGVWTGEELGLHGSRWFAAHPTWPLAKIAGVLNLDQLRPIFPLERLTTHGRTDSTMGDHAAALAAKYGFVLQDDPEPERRLILRTDHRPFMEAGIPFLNFTFGFEPGSESERIYRHWYRTGYHKPQDDPQQLMDWQAAKTFNHFWLELAERIADDPASPRWHEGSELAGKYAKD; encoded by the coding sequence TTGAAGCCTGCGAAACTGATCTGCGCCCTGCTTGCAGGGGCGGCACTGCTTGCCAATCATCAAGGCGAACCGACCGACCCCGAAACGAAGGCGTGGTGGGATCTCGCCACGGAACTGTCGAGCGATGCCTATGAGGGCCGCGCCAGCGGTTCTCCGGGGCACGAACGTGCGGCGGTGCTGGTAGCAAGCAAGCTGGCGGCGGCGGGCTTCCGACCATTGGGCGAGAATGGCAGCTGGTATCAGCGCGTCCCGCTGGAAGAGGTCGCGGTGTCCTTCGCGACCCTGGACGGCGAAGTGGGCAGACTGCACCATCTCGATGACTTCGTTGTGCGCCCGCAGCCCGGACTGCCACGAAGCGCAAGCTACGCGCTATCCTATCGCGGCTACTGCGGTGCCGGTGATCTGGGTGATGTCGCCGGTCGGGTGGTGATTTGCCACAACACGCGCCGCAGTGGGCTGCCCAGCGATCCCGAACGCGAAGCGGCGGTTCGGGCTGCGGGCGCTGCCGCGATCATCCAGATTGCCGATCCGGGCTTCACCATAGAGCCGCCCCGCTGGCCATTCGCCTATAACAAGGTTGTTTCGACGCCTAGAGAAATCCCGACCGCCGACAGCTTCGTGTCGATCCTGCTTAACGCAGATGCACTGGGAAGGTTGGTGCCCAGGCACGACGCGGCGACGCTCGTCACCAAGGGCGCGGCGGGAGAACCGCTTCCGTCCTTCGACGGCGGCACAGTGCGGCTGACCACCGTGTTGCGCACCAGCCAGTACAGTTCGCCCAATGTCATCGGCTACCTGCCCGGTACCGATCCGGCGCTTGCGGACCAGGCGATCCTGCTCGGTGCGCACCTCGATGGCTACGGCTTCGGTCATGCGGTCGATGGCGATGCGCTGTATAACGGCACGCTCGACGATGCAGCCTATGTCGCCTTGCTGCTGAAATTCGCCGAGGCCCGGCGGGGCAAGGGCCTCAAGCGCCCAATCATTATCGGTGTATGGACGGGTGAAGAACTGGGCCTGCACGGATCGCGCTGGTTCGCCGCGCACCCAACCTGGCCGCTGGCGAAGATCGCGGGCGTGCTGAACCTCGACCAGCTGCGACCGATCTTCCCGCTTGAGCGGCTAACGACCCACGGACGAACCGACAGCACCATGGGCGACCATGCGGCGGCGTTGGCTGCGAAATACGGCTTCGTGCTGCAGGACGATCCCGAGCCCGAGCGGCGTCTGATCCTGCGAACCGACCATCGCCCCTTCATGGAGGCGGGCATCCCGTTCCTCAACTTCACCTTCGGTTTCGAGCCGGGGAGCGAGAGTGAGCGGATCTACCGCCACTGGTACCGCACCGGCTACCACAAGCCGCAGGATGACCCGCAGCAGCTGATGGACTGGCAGGCCGCCAAGACCTTCAACCACTTCTGGCTCGAACTGGCCGAACGTATCGCCGACGACCCGGCCAGCCCGCGCTGGCATGAAGGCAGCGAGCTGGCCGGGAAATATGCGAAGGACTAG
- the mtgA gene encoding monofunctional biosynthetic peptidoglycan transglycosylase — MRRVTRFLFKALLGFIGLSLALVLLFKFVPVPVTATMVMDGNGITKDWTSLSNIDRNMARAVIASEDGKFCSHDGFDREAIEKAIENNSRGGRIKGGSTISQQTAKNVFLWQGGGYFRKGLEAYFTVLIEKIWGKRRIMEVYLNVAETGIGTYGVEAGAHRYFGRSAASLTPLEAGRMAVALPLPKQRSVKNPTGWLRRHGNSIAARVGVVRRDALDSCIYE, encoded by the coding sequence ATGCGCCGCGTCACCCGTTTCCTGTTCAAGGCCCTGCTGGGCTTTATCGGTCTCAGCCTCGCGCTGGTCCTGCTCTTCAAATTCGTGCCGGTGCCCGTCACGGCGACGATGGTCATGGACGGCAACGGCATTACCAAGGACTGGACCAGCCTTTCCAATATCGACCGCAACATGGCGCGCGCGGTGATCGCCAGCGAAGACGGCAAGTTCTGCAGCCACGACGGCTTCGACCGCGAAGCGATCGAGAAGGCGATCGAGAACAATTCCAGGGGCGGTCGGATCAAGGGCGGCTCGACGATCAGCCAGCAAACCGCCAAGAACGTGTTCCTGTGGCAAGGCGGCGGCTATTTCCGCAAAGGGCTGGAGGCCTACTTCACGGTCCTGATCGAGAAGATCTGGGGCAAGCGGCGGATCATGGAGGTCTATCTCAATGTCGCCGAGACCGGCATCGGCACCTATGGCGTTGAAGCAGGGGCTCACCGCTATTTCGGCAGGTCCGCGGCCAGCCTGACCCCGCTCGAGGCCGGTCGGATGGCGGTAGCCCTGCCCCTGCCCAAGCAACGGTCGGTCAAGAACCCCACTGGCTGGTTGCGGCGGCACGGCAATTCGATTGCCGCCCGCGTCGGAGTGGTCCGTCGGGACGCGCTCGACTCCTGTATTTACGAATAA
- the rpoH gene encoding RNA polymerase sigma factor RpoH, producing MSNNKSLSVPALGGEQSLNRYLSEIKKFPVLTAEQEYMLAKRYAEHEDPEAAAQLVTSHLRLVAKIAMGYRGYGLPVSDLISEGNVGLMQGVKKFEPDRGFRLATYAMWWIKASIQEYILRSWSLVKMGTTAAQKKLFFNLRRMKKNLDAYEDTDLHPDDVTKIATDLGVPEQEVVNMNRRMMMGGDGSLNVPMRNGEEGSGEWQDWLADDGPLQDELVADAEEADVRHEMLVEAMGSLNEREKHILTERRLTDNPQTLEELSQVYDVSRERIRQIEVRAFEKLQKAMQRIAGERLLPGVA from the coding sequence GTGAGCAATAACAAGTCTTTGAGCGTCCCGGCGCTCGGCGGTGAGCAGAGCCTCAATCGCTACCTCTCCGAAATCAAGAAGTTTCCCGTGCTGACGGCTGAGCAGGAATACATGCTCGCCAAGCGCTATGCCGAGCATGAGGACCCCGAAGCTGCCGCGCAGCTCGTCACTTCGCACCTGCGGCTCGTGGCCAAGATCGCCATGGGCTACCGCGGCTACGGCCTGCCCGTTTCGGATCTCATTTCCGAAGGCAATGTCGGCCTGATGCAGGGTGTGAAGAAGTTCGAGCCCGATCGTGGTTTCCGCCTCGCGACCTACGCGATGTGGTGGATCAAGGCCTCTATCCAGGAATATATCCTGCGCAGCTGGTCGCTCGTGAAGATGGGCACCACCGCCGCGCAGAAGAAGCTGTTCTTCAACCTGCGCCGGATGAAGAAGAACCTCGACGCCTATGAGGATACCGACCTCCATCCCGACGACGTGACCAAGATCGCGACCGACCTCGGCGTGCCCGAGCAGGAAGTGGTCAACATGAATCGCCGGATGATGATGGGCGGCGACGGTTCGCTCAACGTGCCGATGCGCAATGGCGAGGAAGGTTCGGGCGAATGGCAGGACTGGCTGGCCGATGACGGTCCGCTGCAGGACGAGCTGGTCGCCGATGCCGAAGAAGCCGACGTGCGCCACGAAATGCTGGTCGAGGCGATGGGCAGCCTTAACGAGCGCGAGAAGCACATCCTGACCGAGCGCCGCCTGACGGACAACCCGCAAACGCTCGAAGAGCTGTCGCAGGTCTACGACGTCAGTCGCGAGCGCATTCGCCAGATCGAGGTCCGCGCCTTCGAGAAGCTGCAGAAGGCGATGCAGCGCATCGCCGGGGAACGGCTGCTCCCGGGCGTGGCCTGA
- a CDS encoding RluA family pseudouridine synthase, producing MTEPEIITGTLATAGRLDKVLAEASGLSRERVKALIADGAVTVGKTLANSGSVKMQAGAYFSIALPPPEPLAAEPQDIPLDIVFEDDHLIVVNKPAGMVVHPAAGNPDGTLVNALLFHCAGRLSGINGVARPGIVHRIDKDTSGLLVVAKSDAAHEGLAKQFADHSITRRYLAVCAGYPNPRSGTIFGRIGRSDKDRKKIAVLPDDSSRGKRAVTHYETLQTLNHATLIECRLETGRTHQVRVHCASIGHPLLGDPVYGRTPKSLKPVLDQLQFRRQALHAARLGFIHPITGESLDFHTDLPADFQELIDETAR from the coding sequence ATGACCGAGCCAGAAATCATCACGGGAACCCTGGCCACTGCGGGTCGCCTGGACAAGGTTCTGGCCGAAGCGAGCGGCCTATCGCGCGAACGGGTCAAGGCGCTGATTGCCGATGGGGCGGTCACGGTGGGCAAGACGCTTGCCAACAGTGGATCGGTGAAGATGCAGGCCGGCGCCTATTTCAGCATCGCCCTGCCCCCGCCCGAACCGCTTGCCGCCGAACCGCAGGACATCCCGCTCGATATCGTGTTCGAGGACGATCACCTTATCGTCGTCAACAAGCCCGCCGGGATGGTCGTGCACCCTGCCGCGGGGAATCCTGACGGGACCCTGGTCAATGCGCTGCTGTTCCATTGCGCAGGGAGGCTCTCGGGCATCAACGGGGTCGCCCGACCCGGTATCGTCCATCGGATCGACAAGGATACCTCGGGCCTGTTGGTCGTGGCCAAGTCCGATGCCGCGCATGAAGGCCTGGCAAAGCAATTCGCCGACCATTCGATCACCCGCCGATATCTGGCGGTGTGCGCCGGCTACCCCAACCCGCGATCCGGGACCATTTTCGGTCGCATCGGGAGGTCGGACAAGGATCGCAAGAAGATTGCGGTGCTGCCGGACGATTCCAGCCGGGGGAAGCGCGCCGTCACGCACTATGAAACGCTGCAGACGCTGAATCACGCCACCTTGATCGAATGCCGGCTCGAAACCGGGCGCACCCACCAGGTCCGCGTTCACTGTGCGTCAATCGGGCATCCGCTATTGGGGGACCCAGTCTATGGTCGCACGCCCAAATCCCTCAAGCCCGTTCTGGACCAACTCCAGTTTCGGCGACAGGCGCTGCACGCGGCAAGGCTCGGATTCATTCATCCTATCACGGGTGAAAGCTTGGATTTCCACACTGATTTACCAGCAGATTTTCAGGAACTGATCGACGAAACCGCTCGTTGA
- a CDS encoding amidohydrolase — translation MGYRRNILMGAALALALGSTPANADPAAVAAAVEADYDGHLEDLFLHFHANPELSFLETNTAKRMAAELRAAGLEVTEGVGGTGVVGMLRNGLGPLILLRADMDGLPLPEKSGLPYASKVTQTGQDGQEYSVMHACGHDVHITSMVGTARRLVTMKDQWSGTLMFVVQPAEERVGGAVAMLKDGLYERFGKPDYALAFHVAADVPTGKLVGPERLVGSSADSVNITVPGIGAHGAAPDTGRDPVYIGAQIVVALQSIDSREINPLQPVVVTVGSFHSGTKHNIISDRADLQLTVRANDEKVRAQTIAAIERIAVNIGRAHGLPEDKLPKVEVVEGTPVTNNDPTLARRLNAVMQRTFGDDVLLPDEQTSMGAEDFAFFVTEDLGVPGYYFSVGGTPQAAFDAEKNGGPPVPSHHSPLFKIAPRESVTLGTQAMVAAVLDLAPGS, via the coding sequence ATGGGATATAGGCGTAACATTCTGATGGGCGCTGCGCTGGCATTGGCGTTGGGTTCGACCCCGGCCAACGCCGATCCCGCGGCCGTCGCTGCGGCGGTGGAGGCCGACTATGACGGCCACCTCGAGGACTTGTTCCTGCATTTCCACGCCAACCCCGAGCTTTCCTTTCTCGAAACCAACACCGCGAAGCGCATGGCTGCGGAACTGCGGGCTGCCGGCCTCGAAGTGACCGAAGGGGTCGGGGGTACGGGCGTGGTCGGGATGCTGCGCAACGGGCTGGGGCCGCTGATCCTGCTGCGGGCCGACATGGATGGATTGCCGCTGCCCGAAAAGTCGGGGCTGCCTTATGCCTCCAAGGTCACCCAGACAGGCCAGGACGGCCAGGAATATTCGGTCATGCACGCTTGCGGGCATGACGTGCACATCACCTCGATGGTTGGCACGGCGCGGCGGCTAGTGACCATGAAGGACCAATGGTCGGGCACGCTGATGTTCGTCGTGCAGCCTGCAGAAGAACGCGTTGGTGGCGCTGTGGCGATGCTAAAGGACGGGCTCTACGAACGCTTTGGAAAGCCCGACTACGCACTCGCCTTCCACGTCGCGGCAGACGTCCCCACCGGCAAGCTGGTCGGACCGGAGCGGCTGGTGGGTTCGAGCGCGGATTCGGTCAACATCACCGTGCCCGGTATCGGCGCGCATGGTGCGGCGCCCGACACGGGCCGTGACCCGGTCTATATCGGCGCCCAGATCGTCGTCGCCTTGCAGTCGATCGATAGCCGCGAGATCAACCCGCTGCAGCCGGTGGTGGTGACCGTGGGTTCGTTCCATTCGGGCACCAAGCACAACATCATCTCCGACCGGGCCGACCTCCAGCTTACCGTGCGCGCCAATGACGAGAAGGTGCGGGCGCAGACCATCGCCGCGATCGAGCGGATTGCGGTCAATATCGGCCGTGCGCATGGCCTTCCCGAAGACAAGCTGCCCAAGGTCGAGGTGGTCGAAGGAACGCCGGTTACCAACAATGATCCCACCCTGGCCCGGCGCCTCAACGCCGTGATGCAGCGCACTTTCGGGGACGATGTGTTGTTGCCTGACGAGCAGACTTCGATGGGCGCGGAAGACTTCGCCTTCTTCGTTACCGAAGATCTGGGCGTACCGGGCTACTACTTCTCGGTTGGCGGCACGCCGCAAGCGGCCTTTGATGCGGAGAAGAACGGAGGCCCGCCGGTTCCCTCGCACCATTCGCCGCTGTTCAAGATAGCTCCACGGGAATCGGTCACGCTGGGAACGCAGGCGATGGTCGCTGCGGTGCTCGACCTCGCGCCGGGCAGCTAG